In Castanea sativa cultivar Marrone di Chiusa Pesio chromosome 6, ASM4071231v1, a single window of DNA contains:
- the LOC142641274 gene encoding major pollen allergen Ole e 10-like isoform X2 — MIMANGQKTWCVAKPSSDQATLLGNINFACSQVDCQILRRGCPCYAPDNLINHASVAMNLYYQAKGRNHWNCDFRNSALIVLSDPSYANCIYA, encoded by the exons ATGATTATGGCAAATGGACAG AAAACTTGGTGTGTGGCTAAGCCTTCCTCTGACCAGGCAACCCTGTTAGGAAACATCAATTTTGCATGCTCTCAGGTTGATTGCCAGATTTTGCGTAGGGGTTGCCCTTGCTATGCTCCTGATAACCTCATAAACCATGCATCCGTAGCCATGAATCTCTATTACCAGGCCAAGGGAAGGAACCATTGGAATTGTGATTTCAGAAACTCTGCTCTCATTGTCCTGTCTGATCCAA GTTATGCTAATTGCATTTACGCATAG